TACGTTTGCTGGAAGTTCCGCGTAACTGCGCATTATAAGGatgttaatttaatgttataaaaatatatattgaccGCCTAATTAAACCGGTGTTTTCCAGCAGAATGGCGGACGAGGAGGACGAACCCGGTTTCGACGAGGAGCTGGACGACGGAACCAGCGGGGTGGACGTGGGCCACGGCAGGAGGAAGAGGCTCTTCTCCAAGGAGCTCCGGTGCATGATGTACGGCTTCGGGGACGACCAGAACCCGTACACGGAGTCCGTGGACATCCTGGAGGACCTGGTGATCGAGTTCATCACGGAGATGACCCACAAAGCCATGTCCATCGGACGCCAGGGCCGCGTCCAGGTGGAGGACATCGTGTTTCTGATCCGTAAGGACCCCCGGAAGTTCGCCAGAGTCAAAGACCTGCTGACCATGAACGAGGAGCTGAAGAGAGCCAGGAAAGCCTTCGACGAAGCCAATTATGGCTCCTAAACGACTCATTTTTTGTAGGAAACACGTTTGATTTGGAGGTTTGTGTCGTTTTGATTTGTTATTCAAGCTTGACTTGTTGtccaaattgtgtttttgtggcataAATATAACAAGAAATGTCCCAATGGTGGGCATAAACTTAATAACATGTTGTTTAATTGTCGTAATAAAGTAACTTTCATATTGTTTTAATATTCCCAGTCACTCCAGTTAATTTGAGTAGCAAAACACTCTGAGATGGTTTCTTTACAGACAAATACGGTAAATGGAAACATGTAAAGGAAGAAATAgtaaatacagtataataaTTTAGACAGTTAGAATCAGAACTGATCTTTGTATTAGGATGACCACATTTTGATTACTGAAAACCAGGACACTCAGCCCGGCAATGCGATACTCAAATGATACTTGAAGTTTACTGGGGTTAGTGGCTCAGTGAAAACCAGgacattttcatcacttttatAAAAAACAACCAGGACGGCTAGGGCAGGACGTGAAAACAGGACATGTCCTGGGAAAACCAGATGTTTGGTCACCCTACTTTATATAATATCTTAAAGTTTTTATGGTAAAGTgttctaacccacaacccaaatatagcatCACAGTGGCGCTTCattgttagaccattcttgaaaacgcaaaactttgaacccatttttctcagaAACTACAGAGAGggggtcagaccactctgcttccaaaccattcaagtcaagtcaaatttaaccataaagcacatttaataCAGCACAAATTGAAACAAATGACGACCCATAAGACATAAACACAGAAAGTGTTTCTGAATGAGACCATTTGGAATTAAAAACGCACTAAACTAAAAGACACCACATAATAAAGGATGAAGTCAGGGTGTCAAGCTCTACTTTGACTCTTCAGTAGTGACTTTTCCTGACATGAAGAGGAGAACTGTAGCTGCTGCAAAGGCTCTGTTGATACTATTTTGTGCCCAAGAGTTTCTGGTGCCTCAGTGCTTTAACTGGTGGATAAAAATGTAAGATATTTGCTAAATAAGGAGGTACTCACCcatttaaaaccttaaaaacaatgaaattttaAACTCAGTCCTGAaatggactgtgggaggaagcccacacgtgtacagggagaacatgcatactccatgcagaaagatcccagaaaggctgggatgcaaaccggggatcttctagctgcaaggcaaaaatgcaaaaaaccgagccactgtgcagcccatccaaaaacatgctgaggtttattggtaactctaaattgttcataggtatgaatatgagtgtgactgtttgttctatatgtagccttgtgatagagtgttacctgtccaggtgtcccctgccttcactctaactcagctgggatagactccagccccccatgaccctaatgagcaTTAATCGGCGTACAGATGATGGATTATCAGAATATGTACATTTTACTGAGGGTGTTGCAGAGCAAAAAGGCAGCTTTTTCTTCATCCACAGGTCAACTGAGGCCCTCTACAGACCCCCAAAAATCATGAGAAATACTTCATATTGTCCCCAGCAGTAAACTTGCCAAGTTTGAAGTAGATCAGGTGTGTGGTTATCGAGGTTATTCCTTGATTTAAAGTTCCATTTCCTAGTTTACTTTCTACTTTTATGATTTCAAAATGCATATTTAGGAGCTTTGGACTGTTGGttggacagaaaatgacatctGACAGCATCAGCTTTGAGTCTTGGAAACTGATAAGAATATTAAAAGAGCAGATTGATACAATTGTGAAAGTTAGCCTTTCTTCATGAGGCTCCAACCCTAAATTAAACTGCATAATCACAGCCAGGAATCCTGGGCGTTGGGAACAGTTCAGACATCTTCTGTTGAGCACAAAACCCGGCTGTGGTTcaaacaaaatggacaaaaagaagaaacaaagagattttattgatattcctcaaaacaaactttttttttttttacacagaccATAAATATGACAGACCAACTACAAGAGAGCATGTGTTAGTTCATTTATTCTCTTCAAGCAAATGTACTTCTTTGTACAGTGAAGTGGTTGAATGAATTGGTCTAAGCAGCAGGTAGCAGGCTGCCCGTCCATCTAGACTACATCTAGATCGGAGGCTTTTTTTccagcagagaggagggggtCGCTGATGTGACGCCATGCAGAAGGTGTGAGTTTCCCCGTCGCAGCCCAACGGTGTCGGCGAGGAGTCCGTCTGCGTTCAACTAGCCGGCCGGGGAAGAGTGTAGCCCGGCCAGCGACCCCCGCCAGGTGCCCTAGCTTTCTGTTGAGGATGGAGAAGAGAGGCGGGAGGAGACAGGAGGGAGGGAAAAGGTGGTTCAGGTGGATTCAGAGTGGGGCTTCACAGGAGGGTGGAGGAATGTCCGTGAGTCTTTCTGGGTTTACTGCACATTCTCCATCATCTTGAGGAATTCTGGGAATGAAAAGAGACGGAAAAAACTCAATTCATGGGATCATCGGCGGCAAATTAgccttttatttctttctgtctctaaatgtgaaatgagGACTGGAGAATGAAAATTATTCAGtaatttacagaaatatttaacagtaCAGCCAGTAAAACTTCAACACACCCGATGAGCTGTAGAACAACAGAATCCTTGGAGCTTCATTAGAAAGCAGCACATCCTGCTGATTTTTCCCTATTATATctcatatatatttattttccctTCACCTTACACCCTAATactctgtgttgtcttattgtttacccctttTACTGAATATCCACGCTGCTGTAACAACTTCGAGGATGAATAAAGTCATCCAAGTCAACAGGAACCTCTCtctaggttcttgaagatgtttcacctgtCATGCAATAGGCTTCTTCAGTTTTGGAGAAGTAGAACATCTCCAAGAAcctaaaaatgtcttcaagaacctaaacaTAGACGTTCAGTTGCTGTCTACTGAAGCTCTTTGCATTGTCAGGACtgggatgactgagaatctacacacacagagactaACAGAAGGATTTTAATGCTCAACAGCtgcagtaaaatattttaaataaagatgTTTTCAGTTAACCCCAACATTaagtttgtaaaaatgtttattttgacaTCAAACATTCTCTACATTACTCATTGGGATGTTTAATGGTTTGAAAATTAGCGTCTTTACACTGAGAAAATCGTTTATTATCGACATTATCATCTTAAACGCACCGTCAAAGTCCAGCATGCCGTCGGCGTTTTTGTCTCCATCCTTCAGCAGCTCGTCGATCTCCTCCTCTGAGATGGACTCACCGGTGCTGCGGATGATGAGGGCGAACTCGTCTCTGTCGATGTAGCCGTCACCGTTCCTGAAGGAAAAGACAAGACAGTGTGGAATTGAACGGACAATGACAGTTATGGGAAGCAAAACATCGCATCATGAACACCAGATCGTGGCATCGACAGTAACACTGCGCACGTACTTGTCGAACACACGGAAGCACTCTGCCAACTCTTCCTCGCTCTTGCCGGCCTGGTCCTCCTTTAGCAGCCTCACCATCATGACCAAGAACTCCTCGAAGTCGATGGTACCGCTACCTGAGGGTTGGAAAGAGGCCACATCGTTGATTGGCGATGAGCGGCCCAAAGTCGGACTCGTTTTACGCACAGTTTTACGCATGGAACCACCGGGAGCATAATTTAAACCACATTCAGTATAATTTAATAATCTATTCATTCAAAGCAGAACCTAGCAATGCgcttgcatgtgtgtgcatgtgcacgtGGGCAAGTAACAAATGATTTATCACAGAATATGTAAAATGAAAGTGTCAGACGCGCGTATTTCTTGTGCGTAAAAGCACTTTATGCGCACAGTAGGTGtaatgtgggtgtgtgtgtgtgtgcatgcgtgcgcatacatgtgtgtggcaaaggATTTATCACAGAAGATGCACTGATAAAAGTGTATAAAAGTGCCAGACGCgcataaaaatgctttttgcGCACAGCAGGTCTGCTGTGCCGCTGTTTGAGTTAAACTACTGTTCCTCACCGTCCTCATCGACCTCCTCGATGATCTCATCCAACTCCTCTCTTGTCGGGTTCTGACCCAACATTCTCATCACGGTACCCAACTCCTTGGTGCTGATATCACCGCCACCGTCGGTGTCGAACATGTCGAAGGCGGCTTTGAACTCTGGAGAAATAAAGAGTAGAAATTATGCGTCTTTGTGCGCCATTTCTCTGGCTTCATTTGTCTGTATTGACCACTCGGCAGTTCCAAACAGCAGATCATTCCTTTCAACATAACAGAATATTTAGGTGGTCAAAATAAGAATTTCTTTatgcatttttgctttttgttgaaGGTCATATTGGGCCTTATTTCTCACAGTTTTGCTTACACTTTTAGAAAAACGATACAAACTGGAACTGCACGACTCATTTGATGTCTTGAAAAACGTGATGTGTAATCTGTTACTCATACTAGGTTAAAGTAATGGCATTACTTCTGTAACGCGTTACTCACCAGCCAACATTTCCTCGCTCAGGTAGGAGCGGGCCTCTTGTTGCGCGTCAGTCTGGAAGAAAACAGGATCCACTTTGTCACCTTATATCTCACTGCAGGCTTCATTTAGGCTTCAGTGATTATTCCAGTTAAACTCTGTATTTAGCCAAATCTTAAAGCCAAATTATTATCTTTAAGATTGGgaaaatatatagatttttttgacattctggCTGCTCTTatgattaattttaaaaataaaactgcttaAAAACACCCGATTTTTGACTAAAGGTCTAAAATATTATCACTGAAAACAATAATGACACCTGGGACAATAAAACTACTATTACGCACAGTGCATAggattaatttaaataattttagagTAATGTTCTAAAGATATTGTTGTCATTAATGTTTTGTGATAACATCGTTTCAGCATGTAAAAAGTTAGTGATGTGTTGCAGGATTTAGTGGCGGCGTCTCAGGAGGAATTTGGAGCTCGGTGAAAATGAGTCCGGCTATTTCAGGCTCAACACATTAGGCTCGCTGTATAAGGCCTGCAGACATCCAATCCCGGGGAATTTGTTGCCTAAGCAGAATTCCCAGCTGACACCCAACCTGCTCCTCATCAGCAGCCACAGTTAAACTTCTAGAAGGATTTAGAGTATTTGCAAGAGGAAAGTTGCTCAAATGGGAATTTTAAATGGATATTTAGTAAGAATTCAACTGAAATGCAACAAATAACTGTATTAAAAAGCTGAAGTGCAGATGAAAAATCAATCCAACGACTCCTTTTAACCTAACAGTTAACATCACCAAGCATACTTTTTAAAAACgacatttttctttaacatgCTTTTATTACTCATTCATTAACACAAACTCTCATTCTGGCTGCTTCACTGATCCGTTTGGAAACAGCTCAGTGCGTCAATGTTGCGCAATCTTTCTGTCTTACCATGTTTGTGGATTAGCTTTTCCCCCCCAAATATccaaggaaaaaagaaaagcccaAAGGAGTGGTCAATCCGTGTGCACCCCAACAGAGAGACTAGACGTCAAGTGAAGGTTCAGACACACTTTAAACGGGGCGGCCAGGTCCCGCCCCCTGCCTCTCACAGGCCTCCAGATTTAGTATCCTGAACTTTTAGGGTTCTGGGGCCACCGCAAGCCAATCACACTTTGGAGAGGAAAAGCTCTAGTTCCTACAAGTTGCAGGATTAAGAATGTACAAGAAGCGAAGTGGGAGATTTTTGAGgtggaaaaatgtaaatgtgaggAGATGCAGGAGGAAAAATGCAAAGTTTTGGAGGAGAGAATGAAAAAGTGCAGCAGATATGAGAATGTGTTTGACTTTGGGTTTGTTGTGGGAGTCCTACTGTGAACTTTGAGAAGCAAAATGCACTAAAATTCAAAACTAAACCACAGTTCTCGCAGCTCACATCACTCTGGATTTCTATTTCGGCCTTGTAAACAATAAGACCAGGAGCACGGAGGGGGAGATTTCTAAGTAGGTTATGGATTTTGTGAAGGATCTGGGTGTGAAACTCAACACTGGGGGGAAAAAGCTGCAGGACCTCATCTCACCATCTCTAAACCCCACCCAACCCTCAGTGCCCTGAATAGAAGGCAGATTTCAGACCCACAAGCCAGAAACTTGGAGCCACAAACACAACCTGGTGGTCCTTTTATGGCACCTGGTTCCTGGAGGGAGGAGCTCAGAGGAGGCAGGATGGGATCCTGAGGAGAAGCTAAATACCCGGAGGAAGACCTGACATCTCCGCTCTGTGGCCGCTCAGACTCCGGAGACTCCTTCGAGAAGATTAATAACAGAAATTTAGGACAGAGCAAACTGGAAAAGATCAGGTTGAGCCAGAAACGTTGCTCAGAAGCGACGGGTTTCTTGCATCAAAAGAGGCAGGGAGGCTTTCAGCGGCTTTCTGTGCAAACTGAGGTGTTTTAAAGTGAAGCGTGGAGGCTGGTTTGTAGGTTTTGTGGTGTTTGCGTGAAAGAAAGTTGACGTAGAAAGTGTATGGGCTCGTGTGCCCCTGAGAATCTAAAAGTTccagaaaaacagctgaaatgttcGCAGAAACCGACCCAAAATTTGGTCAAGACACTTGAGGCATGCATGAAGGAGCAGGGAAAAACTCGCAACGATGCACAGTTGGTGAAAGAAGAAAAGTGGATTTATTTAGAAAGCAGATCAGAGTGGAGAGGAGGTTCAGGTTGGGGGGTTGGAGCTCGACGGTGTAGCATTTCTGGAGGAACAGCAGCTGCTAAAGGAGGACAGCTGGGCGTCCGACGCTCTGAGGTGTCCGAGGGGGGAAAGCGTCTTCGTCTTAAAAGGTTTGAGTGGATATTTATAGATATCCTCAGCCGGACGGGCGGGTCGGGGGCTTGTTTGTATCACATCTCAGGAACCACAACGTTCTTCAGGTTATGGAGCAGATTTTCCATCGTTTTCTCccagaggaaggaaggaatgtTGGTCTCGTTACTGGACGTTCTCCATCATCTTCAGAAACTCTGGAGGCACAGAAAGAACGTGACGGTCAATTAGAGCAAACAATTAGTCCATCAGTGTGCAGGAGACTCACAGAGAACGTGTGATTTTAACGCAGAACGTCCAACATGATGATGAGATCTTTATTCTCCACACTgtatcaatttaaaaataagaattctCCACTTTCTTATCTATTATTTTCATCTTCAAGTTTAAATCCTTCATGTGGAAACACAGACTGAATCCTAAAGTCCATATTTTGTACAGAACCTGATGACCTTCTCCCAGCAAGACAAgaacgttcccacaacattACCAACAGGTTCTGGCATTTTTTCTAAAGACAGCATTTTAATCTAATGttcaaagaaaaaggaaaaaggacattttaaataatgttcagAAGAAAAGTTTCTTAAAAATTAATGTTGCAACATTCAAaggatgtttggaggatttTGTCAAATTATGTTCCACCccagctaaaaaaaacatttgttctcAAAAAAATTATGAGAAAGTTCTACAAGGTTCTATTAATGTTTTCAGAGAGAAGtttcttttagttcccagaatttTCTTCTATAAGGCAGGAAAAAATTCCCTAAAGATGCTCTAAAACTGTTCCTAAAACATGTtataaatgttgcattgagaacatccttccttttttgtcatgtaacattgtgggaacattttacagaagaacgttctcaacagcaacatccccaaaacattctcagaacattgcaggtaAAATGTTCCATcgttaatattttaaattacaggGACATTTCATAGAAAAGCATTCTGTCgtgaaacattttctgaatgttggtttgagaatgttcttctttaattatcatggaacataatctgacaacatcctccaaacatcctctgaatgttaaaacgttctgtcttagttcacttttaacctcacaggaacattagtagaaatgataaatatccttaaaacgTTCTTTGAGCatcagattaaaatgttttctttcaaacatgaTTAGAACTTGTAGATAACGTTAGTCAATGTTATGGGAACGTTCCCTGCTTGCTGGGTCCAGctagttttatttgttattgttgttctgaaaatgttttcagaaagttctgcaaagttctagtgATGGTTTAGCAGGAACCTTTCTTTTAGTTGCTAGAATGTTCTTAAAGGCAGGACaaagttctaaaaatgttctatgttgcattgagaacgtcctttctttgttgtcatgtaACATTGAGggaaaattctaaaaatgttattaaaacattttccaaatattGCACTGAGAATGTctttcctttgttatcatgaaatattgtaggaacattttatagaagaacgttctcaacagcaacatccccaaaacatcctcagaacattgcaggtaaaatgttccatctttgttaatattttaaattacaggagcattttataaaaacacattctgtcttctgaggcctcaataacatctggagaacattttctgaatgttggtttgagaacgttcttctttagttatcatggaacataagTTGACAACATtctccaaacatcctctgaatgttaaaacgttctgtcttagttcacttctaacctcacaggaacattagtagaaatgataaatatccttaaaacgTTCTTTGAACatcagattaaaatgttttctttttctggagaacattttttaaatgttggtttgagaaggTTCCTCCTGTGTTACACAGAACATatccagcagaaaaaaaatgcacagaggaagttctgcaaagttctcaTAATGCTTTCAGCGGAAgattttcttttagttcccaaaatgttcttcttaaatTCATAATAAAATTTCTGTAAAGAtgctgtcaaaatgttttttaaaatgttcttcaaATGTTGCACTGAGAACATCTTTCCTTTGTCatcattgtgggaacattttatagaagaacgttctcaacatcaacatccccaaaacatcctcataACATTGCAGGTAAAATGTTCTATCTTtggtaatattttaaatttcagaaacgttttataaaaatacattctatcttctgaggcctcgataacatcAGGAGaacattttgtgaatgttggtttgagaacgttcttcttcAGTTATCATGGAATataatctgacaacatcctccaaacatcctctgaatgttaaaacgttctgtcttagttcacttttaacctTACAGGAACATTAgtagaaatgataaatatccttaaaacgTTCTTTGAGCatcagattaaaatgttttctttagaacattattagaacttgtagATAACGTTAGCTAATGTTGCTGGAGCGTTCCTCTAGTCTGTATTGCTTCCCATATGTGGAAGTTTGTGACTCCAACCACAGAAGATGGTGTCGACCATGACGACATTCTTCAGCTCCAATGTAAACCAGTGGATGATGTCactgcttcctgtctttttaTAGAGTCAGAGAGCTGACAGgtgcttagcttagcttagcttagattagcttagcttagcaaaaAAAGACTACAACCTGTGAGTGTGTCAGCTGGGGGCAACATTTAGTCTGTTTCTGCACTAAGTTCACAAAACACCAGAACCTTTGAAGCTCAGTTATTAACGTTTTATATCTTAATTCCTTATTGCAACACTTCAGGGCACAAATTCACACTTAGCTTTTACAGCTTTTAGTTTTCAGGGAGTTCGTTGCTTGTCAATGTCAAAGGTAGGAGGAGGTTGTCATGACAGACCACATAGTATTTGTATAGCTTTGTTGTTCTCAtagaacaacaacacaatcttAGTTCTCGCTGTAAATATCTGAATCTTACCATCAAAATCAATCTTTCCATCTTTGTTTGTGTCTGACTCTCCAAACATCTCGTCGATATCTTCCTCCGCAACGTTCTCTCCGGTTTTGAGGAGGATGTCTCCGAACTCCTCGCGATCGATGAAACCGTCTCCGTTCCTGTGGGTCAAGAAAATATCATTAAATTCACAACAGATCTCTCACCGTGGACATTTTCAAGCAGTTTACTGGTTCATCCAATAATACTGAATAAGGAAGGATTATTGGGGAGCAACATCAGAAGCTTTTTAACCCTCGtatcgtcctgcgggtcaaattgacccgttttaaagtttgaaaat
The nucleotide sequence above comes from Amphiprion ocellaris isolate individual 3 ecotype Okinawa chromosome 8, ASM2253959v1, whole genome shotgun sequence. Encoded proteins:
- the taf13 gene encoding transcription initiation factor TFIID subunit 13, which gives rise to MADEEDEPGFDEELDDGTSGVDVGHGRRKRLFSKELRCMMYGFGDDQNPYTESVDILEDLVIEFITEMTHKAMSIGRQGRVQVEDIVFLIRKDPRKFARVKDLLTMNEELKRARKAFDEANYGS
- the tnnc2.2 gene encoding troponin C, skeletal muscle, with the protein product MTDAQQEARSYLSEEMLAEFKAAFDMFDTDGGGDISTKELGTVMRMLGQNPTREELDEIIEEVDEDGSGTIDFEEFLVMMVRLLKEDQAGKSEEELAECFRVFDKNGDGYIDRDEFALIIRSTGESISEEEIDELLKDGDKNADGMLDFDEFLKMMENVQ